The proteins below come from a single Acidobacteriota bacterium genomic window:
- a CDS encoding glycosyltransferase family 2 protein produces MPAPISVILITKNAGAHIERALQSVAWAAERIVVDACSSDDTVARARPLATHVETRAWLGYGAQKNHAASLASHDWVLSLDADEAVTPALRDQILAWQPDAGTVACRMPRVTWYLGRWIRTTDWYPDRAVRLYDRRRARWDDRRVHEALLVDGTIGDLSGELEHRPYDDVAAHLARMNHYTSLAADEMYAAGRRASAWQLLVHPPAAFLRNYVARTGFRDGVPGLIVSLLGGVYVLLKYVKLWERWRRA; encoded by the coding sequence GTGCCGGCGCCGATCTCGGTGATTCTCATCACGAAGAACGCGGGCGCACACATCGAGCGCGCGCTGCAGTCGGTGGCATGGGCCGCCGAGCGCATCGTCGTGGACGCCTGCAGTAGTGACGACACGGTGGCCCGAGCGCGGCCTCTCGCGACGCACGTCGAGACACGCGCGTGGCTGGGCTACGGCGCGCAGAAGAACCATGCCGCGTCGCTGGCCTCGCACGACTGGGTGTTGTCGCTCGACGCCGACGAAGCGGTGACGCCAGCCTTGCGCGATCAGATCCTCGCGTGGCAGCCGGACGCGGGTACGGTCGCCTGTCGCATGCCGCGCGTGACCTGGTATCTCGGGCGATGGATTCGCACCACCGACTGGTATCCCGATCGCGCCGTGCGGCTCTACGACAGGCGGCGTGCGCGCTGGGACGATCGTCGCGTGCATGAAGCGCTGCTCGTGGACGGGACCATCGGCGACCTGTCGGGCGAACTGGAACATCGACCGTACGACGACGTCGCCGCGCACCTGGCACGCATGAACCACTACACGTCACTCGCCGCAGACGAGATGTACGCCGCTGGACGACGCGCGAGCGCGTGGCAACTGCTGGTGCACCCGCCTGCGGCATTTCTTCGCAACTACGTCGCGCGCACCGGGTTCAGGGACGGCGTGCCAGGCCTCATCGTCTCGCTGCTCGGTGGCGTGTACGTGCTGCTCAAGTACGTCAAGCTGTGGGAGCGCTGGCGTCGCGCCTGA